The Strigops habroptila isolate Jane chromosome 8, bStrHab1.2.pri, whole genome shotgun sequence genome includes a window with the following:
- the AKNAD1 gene encoding protein AKNAD1 isoform X5: protein MYILCKLDMETTKKCKPSHWMKSQMNSSFSDDLGSITDATEEEQDDLPYDGVVGVNCKYNNSDNFNDCTCTREISGILNLACSEDNKTIKAAANYKTHTQPEEFSSHCRGAVGTMGISAEMPGSEAPFKKELPFSSFSKPDSKEHLTHSKMSNVLLRHFSKGELTSTYQLIECETIPETSLTESINDTGSKPEPSEHVKGPLAHEQWATNSADYHLEKHEEVNSGDKNENELNENRPVSKKSISSTGKCGCRQENSQLMNENKTTHIFQSMKEESTLFKRTVSPHEFKYEQGQAHYCLPDFSQVASEVKVPTRSDNINSVPTTERAKSFPISLRKSVTVNVLENRNYFNSAQVENQEESGIPELLQQLEVLTQSGCPNASIAVYSGDAGLSSEVFTLHAPIPIQSTHGLSQARLQYGKIASALPAAGTVEAHCLNRSNLLPELTLGEKMTKILKDQTDQLIKKVEDFSKHMTQETLLLQDNGLALNQLKRYLDALERNYLTAREEYHNFQLQNYKDKSINVGEFDPERKLEGEIFRLGMLLEDIQEQTDDSKCNLSSLLTSYESAHSSYSLCESSVVSSIADPPERRGIENLLLSNNEGEKSQTTDVIPQTNQFSSESDKCNLCLHTLQKRGESTSRREREPLRTGLLANKHSSNITRCLSPEQKYPAEGLASHSQDTSSQKSNADEDSSMNGNTNIQEKKTGMCSLFTQRKPAYLSDSNLSSDSEDTSAYDSYNHSPSKELVNCETGSYKTFNKRSRGERRGLRCRCPTGSKDQFQLRNYKESESCARCRNRSSGSSSFSQKRLSSQKAQKNKQPHELVKRLSARQNLEAAKTCYSSTYDKNTLSHQCLPSKKSGQSKSAINIRYRNTNESNANILSSTLDHAILTANILKKATERMVQAVSEDLAKVKRKHL, encoded by the exons ATGTATATTCTGTGTAAACTGGATATGGAGACTACGAAGAAGTGCAAACCATCACACTGGATGAAAAGCCAAATGAATAGTTCATTTTCAGATGATTTAGGTTCTATCACAGACGCAACTGAAGAGGAACAAGATGACTTACCTTATGATGGAGTTGTAGGAGTAAACTGTAAATACAATAATTCAGATAATTTCAATGACTGTACTTGTACAAGAGAGATTTCTGGTATTTTAAACTTAGCCTGTTCTGAAGATAACAAAaccataaaagcagcagcaaattacAAAACTCATACACAACCTGAAGAATTCTCCAGTCACTGCAGAGGTGCCGTAGGAACAATGggaatttcagctgaaatgccTGGAAGTGAAGCTccctttaaaaaggaattacCTTTTAGTAGTTTCAGTAAACCAGATAGCAAAGAACACCTAACTCACTCAAAAATGTCCAATGTCCTCTTGCGTCATTTTTCTAAGGGAGAGTTAACAAGCACATACCAGTTAATTGAATGTGAGACAATACCAGAGACATCCCTTACAGAAAGTATCAATGACACTGGAAGCAAACCTGAGCCTTCAGAACACGTCAAAGGCCCTTTAGCACATGAACAATGGGCAACTAACTCTGCAGATTATCACTTAGAAAAGCATGAGGAAGTAAACAGTggtgataaaaatgaaaacgAGCTCAATGAGAATAGACCTGTTTCAAAGAAATCTATTTCTTCTACTGGTAAGTGTGGGTGCAGACAAGAAAATTCACAATTAATGAATgagaacaaaaccacacacatctTTCAAAGCATGAAAGAAGAGAGCACCCTGTTTAAGAGAACAGTTTCACCTCATGAGTTCAAATATGAACAAGGTCAAGCTCACTACTGCCTTCCTGACTTCTCCCAAGTTGCTTCAGAAGTTAAAGTACCAACAAGAAGTGACAATATTAACTCAGTTCCAACAACTGAAAGAGCAAAATCCTTCCCTATTTCACTACGTAAATCAGTAACTGTGAACGTTCTGGAAAATAGGAACTATTTCAATTCTGCTCAAGTAGAAAATCAAGAAGAATCAGGCATTCCAGAACTGCTGCAACAGCTAGAG GTACTTACTCAGTCAGGTTGTCCAAATGCCAGCATTGCTGTTTACTCAGGAGACGCTGGGCTGTCCTCTGAAGTCTTCACGTTACATGCTCCCATCCCTATACAATCTACACATGGTTTGTCTCAAGCAA GATTACAATATGGAAAGATAGCATCAGCATTACCAGCAGCTGGTACAGTAGAAGCACACTGTCTAAATCGTTCTAACTTACTGCCAGAACTAACACTAGGAGAAAAGATGACTAAAATACTAAAGGATCAGACAGATCAACTGATAAAGAAA GTGGAAGACTTCTCTAAGCATATGACCCAAGAGACATTGCTTTTACAAGACAACGGTCTG GCATTAAATCAATTGAAAAGATACCTTGATGCCTTGGAAAGGAATTACTTAACAGCTAGAGAAGAGTACCATAATTTCCAGCTGCAGAACTACAAGGACAAGTCTATCAACGTTGGAGAGTTTGACCCTGAAAG AAAGTTGGAAGGGGAAATATTTAGACTTGGCATGCTGCTTGAAGACATCCAAGAACAAACTGATGACAGCAAATGCAACTTGTCTTCTTTGCTTACTTCATATGAATCTGCCCATTCATCATATTCCCTTTGTGAG AGCTCAGTAGTTTCAAGCATTGCTGATCCTCCAGAAAGAAGAGGCATTGAAAATTTACTTCTTTCCAACAACGAGGGAGAAAAAAGTCAGACAACTGATGTAATCCCACAGACAAAtcaattttcttcagaaagcgACAAGTGTAATCTTTGCCTTCACAC GTTACAAAAGAGAGGTGAATCAacttccagaagagaaagagagcCTCTGAGAACAGGTCTGCTAGCAAACAAGCATTCTTCCAACATAACG AGATGCCTTTCACCTGAGCAAAAATACCCTGCTGAAGGTCTTGCATCCCACAGTCAGGATACATCAAGTCAAAAATCTAATGCTGATGAAGATTCAAGTATGAATGG aaacacaaacatacaggaaaagaaaactggaatgtGTTCACTCTTCACGCAGAGAAAACCAGCTTATTTATCAGACAGCAACCTGA GCAGCGATTCAGAAGACACCTCAGCCTACGATTCTTACAATCATTCACCAAGCAAGGAACTTGTGAATTGTGAGACTGGAAGTTACAAAACATTCAATAAAAGATCACGTGGAGAGAGAAGAG GGCTCAGATGCAGATGCCCTACAGGAAGCAAAGATCAGTTTCAACTCAGGAATTACAAAGAGTCTGAGTCTTGTGCCCGATGTAGAAATAGAAGTTCTGGTTCATCTT CTTTTTCACAGAAGAGACTTTCCTCTCAAAAGgctcaaaaaaataaacagccaCATGAACTTGTAAAGAGACTTTCTGCAAG GCAAAACTTGGAGGCTGCCAAAACCTGCTATTCAAGCACATATGATAAAAATACCCTTTCACATCAGTGCTTACCCAGCAAGAAGTCTGGCCAAAGCAAATCTGCAATCAACATCAGATACAGAAACACCAATGAGTCCAATGCAAAT
- the AKNAD1 gene encoding protein AKNAD1 isoform X4, which translates to MYILCKLDMETTKKCKPSHWMKSQMNSSFSDDLGSITDATEEEQDDLPYDGVVGVNCKYNNSDNFNDCTCTREISGILNLACSEDNKTIKAAANYKTHTQPEEFSSHCRGAVGTMGISAEMPGSEAPFKKELPFSSFSKPDSKEHLTHSKMSNVLLRHFSKGELTSTYQLIECETIPETSLTESINDTGSKPEPSEHVKGPLAHEQWATNSADYHLEKHEEVNSGDKNENELNENRPVSKKSISSTGKCGCRQENSQLMNENKTTHIFQSMKEESTLFKRTVSPHEFKYEQGQAHYCLPDFSQVASEVKVPTRSDNINSVPTTERAKSFPISLRKSVTVNVLENRNYFNSAQVENQEESGIPELLQQLEVLTQSGCPNASIAVYSGDAGLSSEVFTLHAPIPIQSTHGLSQARLQYGKIASALPAAGTVEAHCLNRSNLLPELTLGEKMTKILKDQTDQLIKKVEDFSKHMTQETLLLQDNGLALNQLKRYLDALERNYLTAREEYHNFQLQNYKDKSINVGEFDPERKLEGEIFRLGMLLEDIQEQTDDSKCNLSSLLTSYESAHSSYSLCESSVVSSIADPPERRGIENLLLSNNEGEKSQTTDVIPQTNQFSSESDKCNLCLHTLQKRGESTSRREREPLRTGLLANKHSSNITRCLSPEQKYPAEGLASHSQDTSSQKSNADEDSSMNGNTNIQEKKTGMCSLFTQRKPAYLSDSNLSSDSEDTSAYDSYNHSPSKELVNCETGSYKTFNKRSRGERRGLRCRCPTGSKDQFQLRNYKESESCARCRNRSSGSSSFSQKRLSSQKAQKNKQPHELVKRLSARQNLEAAKTCYSSTYDKNTLSHQCLPSKKSGQSKSAINIRYRNTNESNANQILSSTLDHAILTANILKKATERMVQAVSEDLAKVKRKHL; encoded by the exons ATGTATATTCTGTGTAAACTGGATATGGAGACTACGAAGAAGTGCAAACCATCACACTGGATGAAAAGCCAAATGAATAGTTCATTTTCAGATGATTTAGGTTCTATCACAGACGCAACTGAAGAGGAACAAGATGACTTACCTTATGATGGAGTTGTAGGAGTAAACTGTAAATACAATAATTCAGATAATTTCAATGACTGTACTTGTACAAGAGAGATTTCTGGTATTTTAAACTTAGCCTGTTCTGAAGATAACAAAaccataaaagcagcagcaaattacAAAACTCATACACAACCTGAAGAATTCTCCAGTCACTGCAGAGGTGCCGTAGGAACAATGggaatttcagctgaaatgccTGGAAGTGAAGCTccctttaaaaaggaattacCTTTTAGTAGTTTCAGTAAACCAGATAGCAAAGAACACCTAACTCACTCAAAAATGTCCAATGTCCTCTTGCGTCATTTTTCTAAGGGAGAGTTAACAAGCACATACCAGTTAATTGAATGTGAGACAATACCAGAGACATCCCTTACAGAAAGTATCAATGACACTGGAAGCAAACCTGAGCCTTCAGAACACGTCAAAGGCCCTTTAGCACATGAACAATGGGCAACTAACTCTGCAGATTATCACTTAGAAAAGCATGAGGAAGTAAACAGTggtgataaaaatgaaaacgAGCTCAATGAGAATAGACCTGTTTCAAAGAAATCTATTTCTTCTACTGGTAAGTGTGGGTGCAGACAAGAAAATTCACAATTAATGAATgagaacaaaaccacacacatctTTCAAAGCATGAAAGAAGAGAGCACCCTGTTTAAGAGAACAGTTTCACCTCATGAGTTCAAATATGAACAAGGTCAAGCTCACTACTGCCTTCCTGACTTCTCCCAAGTTGCTTCAGAAGTTAAAGTACCAACAAGAAGTGACAATATTAACTCAGTTCCAACAACTGAAAGAGCAAAATCCTTCCCTATTTCACTACGTAAATCAGTAACTGTGAACGTTCTGGAAAATAGGAACTATTTCAATTCTGCTCAAGTAGAAAATCAAGAAGAATCAGGCATTCCAGAACTGCTGCAACAGCTAGAG GTACTTACTCAGTCAGGTTGTCCAAATGCCAGCATTGCTGTTTACTCAGGAGACGCTGGGCTGTCCTCTGAAGTCTTCACGTTACATGCTCCCATCCCTATACAATCTACACATGGTTTGTCTCAAGCAA GATTACAATATGGAAAGATAGCATCAGCATTACCAGCAGCTGGTACAGTAGAAGCACACTGTCTAAATCGTTCTAACTTACTGCCAGAACTAACACTAGGAGAAAAGATGACTAAAATACTAAAGGATCAGACAGATCAACTGATAAAGAAA GTGGAAGACTTCTCTAAGCATATGACCCAAGAGACATTGCTTTTACAAGACAACGGTCTG GCATTAAATCAATTGAAAAGATACCTTGATGCCTTGGAAAGGAATTACTTAACAGCTAGAGAAGAGTACCATAATTTCCAGCTGCAGAACTACAAGGACAAGTCTATCAACGTTGGAGAGTTTGACCCTGAAAG AAAGTTGGAAGGGGAAATATTTAGACTTGGCATGCTGCTTGAAGACATCCAAGAACAAACTGATGACAGCAAATGCAACTTGTCTTCTTTGCTTACTTCATATGAATCTGCCCATTCATCATATTCCCTTTGTGAG AGCTCAGTAGTTTCAAGCATTGCTGATCCTCCAGAAAGAAGAGGCATTGAAAATTTACTTCTTTCCAACAACGAGGGAGAAAAAAGTCAGACAACTGATGTAATCCCACAGACAAAtcaattttcttcagaaagcgACAAGTGTAATCTTTGCCTTCACAC GTTACAAAAGAGAGGTGAATCAacttccagaagagaaagagagcCTCTGAGAACAGGTCTGCTAGCAAACAAGCATTCTTCCAACATAACG AGATGCCTTTCACCTGAGCAAAAATACCCTGCTGAAGGTCTTGCATCCCACAGTCAGGATACATCAAGTCAAAAATCTAATGCTGATGAAGATTCAAGTATGAATGG aaacacaaacatacaggaaaagaaaactggaatgtGTTCACTCTTCACGCAGAGAAAACCAGCTTATTTATCAGACAGCAACCTGA GCAGCGATTCAGAAGACACCTCAGCCTACGATTCTTACAATCATTCACCAAGCAAGGAACTTGTGAATTGTGAGACTGGAAGTTACAAAACATTCAATAAAAGATCACGTGGAGAGAGAAGAG GGCTCAGATGCAGATGCCCTACAGGAAGCAAAGATCAGTTTCAACTCAGGAATTACAAAGAGTCTGAGTCTTGTGCCCGATGTAGAAATAGAAGTTCTGGTTCATCTT CTTTTTCACAGAAGAGACTTTCCTCTCAAAAGgctcaaaaaaataaacagccaCATGAACTTGTAAAGAGACTTTCTGCAAG GCAAAACTTGGAGGCTGCCAAAACCTGCTATTCAAGCACATATGATAAAAATACCCTTTCACATCAGTGCTTACCCAGCAAGAAGTCTGGCCAAAGCAAATCTGCAATCAACATCAGATACAGAAACACCAATGAGTCCAATGCAAAT
- the AKNAD1 gene encoding protein AKNAD1 isoform X2 encodes MYILCKLDMETTKKCKPSHWMKSQMNSSFSDDLGSITDATEEEQDDLPYDGVVGVNCKYNNSDNFNDCTCTREISGILNLACSEDNKTIKAAANYKTHTQPEEFSSHCRGAVGTMGISAEMPGSEAPFKKELPFSSFSKPDSKEHLTHSKMSNVLLRHFSKGELTSTYQLIECETIPETSLTESINDTGSKPEPSEHVKGPLAHEQWATNSADYHLEKHEEVNSGDKNENELNENRPVSKKSISSTGKCGCRQENSQLMNENKTTHIFQSMKEESTLFKRTVSPHEFKYEQGQAHYCLPDFSQVASEVKVPTRSDNINSVPTTERAKSFPISLRKSVTVNVLENRNYFNSAQVENQEESGIPELLQQLEVLTQHADTQNHSDYLRLNPKVLTQSGCPNASIAVYSGDAGLSSEVFTLHAPIPIQSTHGLSQARLQYGKIASALPAAGTVEAHCLNRSNLLPELTLGEKMTKILKDQTDQLIKKVEDFSKHMTQETLLLQDNGLALNQLKRYLDALERNYLTAREEYHNFQLQNYKDKSINVGEFDPERKLEGEIFRLGMLLEDIQEQTDDSKCNLSSLLTSYESAHSSYSLCESSVVSSIADPPERRGIENLLLSNNEGEKSQTTDVIPQTNQFSSESDKCNLCLHTLQKRGESTSRREREPLRTGLLANKHSSNITRCLSPEQKYPAEGLASHSQDTSSQKSNADEDSSMNGNTNIQEKKTGMCSLFTQRKPAYLSDSNLSSDSEDTSAYDSYNHSPSKELVNCETGSYKTFNKRSRGERRGLRCRCPTGSKDQFQLRNYKESESCARCRNRSSGSSSFSQKRLSSQKAQKNKQPHELVKRLSARQNLEAAKTCYSSTYDKNTLSHQCLPSKKSGQSKSAINIRYRNTNESNANILSSTLDHAILTANILKKATERMVQAVSEDLAKVKRKHL; translated from the exons ATGTATATTCTGTGTAAACTGGATATGGAGACTACGAAGAAGTGCAAACCATCACACTGGATGAAAAGCCAAATGAATAGTTCATTTTCAGATGATTTAGGTTCTATCACAGACGCAACTGAAGAGGAACAAGATGACTTACCTTATGATGGAGTTGTAGGAGTAAACTGTAAATACAATAATTCAGATAATTTCAATGACTGTACTTGTACAAGAGAGATTTCTGGTATTTTAAACTTAGCCTGTTCTGAAGATAACAAAaccataaaagcagcagcaaattacAAAACTCATACACAACCTGAAGAATTCTCCAGTCACTGCAGAGGTGCCGTAGGAACAATGggaatttcagctgaaatgccTGGAAGTGAAGCTccctttaaaaaggaattacCTTTTAGTAGTTTCAGTAAACCAGATAGCAAAGAACACCTAACTCACTCAAAAATGTCCAATGTCCTCTTGCGTCATTTTTCTAAGGGAGAGTTAACAAGCACATACCAGTTAATTGAATGTGAGACAATACCAGAGACATCCCTTACAGAAAGTATCAATGACACTGGAAGCAAACCTGAGCCTTCAGAACACGTCAAAGGCCCTTTAGCACATGAACAATGGGCAACTAACTCTGCAGATTATCACTTAGAAAAGCATGAGGAAGTAAACAGTggtgataaaaatgaaaacgAGCTCAATGAGAATAGACCTGTTTCAAAGAAATCTATTTCTTCTACTGGTAAGTGTGGGTGCAGACAAGAAAATTCACAATTAATGAATgagaacaaaaccacacacatctTTCAAAGCATGAAAGAAGAGAGCACCCTGTTTAAGAGAACAGTTTCACCTCATGAGTTCAAATATGAACAAGGTCAAGCTCACTACTGCCTTCCTGACTTCTCCCAAGTTGCTTCAGAAGTTAAAGTACCAACAAGAAGTGACAATATTAACTCAGTTCCAACAACTGAAAGAGCAAAATCCTTCCCTATTTCACTACGTAAATCAGTAACTGTGAACGTTCTGGAAAATAGGAACTATTTCAATTCTGCTCAAGTAGAAAATCAAGAAGAATCAGGCATTCCAGAACTGCTGCAACAGCTAGAG GTGCTGACACAGCATGCTGACACCCAAAATCATAGCGACTATCTGAGATTGAATCCTAAG GTACTTACTCAGTCAGGTTGTCCAAATGCCAGCATTGCTGTTTACTCAGGAGACGCTGGGCTGTCCTCTGAAGTCTTCACGTTACATGCTCCCATCCCTATACAATCTACACATGGTTTGTCTCAAGCAA GATTACAATATGGAAAGATAGCATCAGCATTACCAGCAGCTGGTACAGTAGAAGCACACTGTCTAAATCGTTCTAACTTACTGCCAGAACTAACACTAGGAGAAAAGATGACTAAAATACTAAAGGATCAGACAGATCAACTGATAAAGAAA GTGGAAGACTTCTCTAAGCATATGACCCAAGAGACATTGCTTTTACAAGACAACGGTCTG GCATTAAATCAATTGAAAAGATACCTTGATGCCTTGGAAAGGAATTACTTAACAGCTAGAGAAGAGTACCATAATTTCCAGCTGCAGAACTACAAGGACAAGTCTATCAACGTTGGAGAGTTTGACCCTGAAAG AAAGTTGGAAGGGGAAATATTTAGACTTGGCATGCTGCTTGAAGACATCCAAGAACAAACTGATGACAGCAAATGCAACTTGTCTTCTTTGCTTACTTCATATGAATCTGCCCATTCATCATATTCCCTTTGTGAG AGCTCAGTAGTTTCAAGCATTGCTGATCCTCCAGAAAGAAGAGGCATTGAAAATTTACTTCTTTCCAACAACGAGGGAGAAAAAAGTCAGACAACTGATGTAATCCCACAGACAAAtcaattttcttcagaaagcgACAAGTGTAATCTTTGCCTTCACAC GTTACAAAAGAGAGGTGAATCAacttccagaagagaaagagagcCTCTGAGAACAGGTCTGCTAGCAAACAAGCATTCTTCCAACATAACG AGATGCCTTTCACCTGAGCAAAAATACCCTGCTGAAGGTCTTGCATCCCACAGTCAGGATACATCAAGTCAAAAATCTAATGCTGATGAAGATTCAAGTATGAATGG aaacacaaacatacaggaaaagaaaactggaatgtGTTCACTCTTCACGCAGAGAAAACCAGCTTATTTATCAGACAGCAACCTGA GCAGCGATTCAGAAGACACCTCAGCCTACGATTCTTACAATCATTCACCAAGCAAGGAACTTGTGAATTGTGAGACTGGAAGTTACAAAACATTCAATAAAAGATCACGTGGAGAGAGAAGAG GGCTCAGATGCAGATGCCCTACAGGAAGCAAAGATCAGTTTCAACTCAGGAATTACAAAGAGTCTGAGTCTTGTGCCCGATGTAGAAATAGAAGTTCTGGTTCATCTT CTTTTTCACAGAAGAGACTTTCCTCTCAAAAGgctcaaaaaaataaacagccaCATGAACTTGTAAAGAGACTTTCTGCAAG GCAAAACTTGGAGGCTGCCAAAACCTGCTATTCAAGCACATATGATAAAAATACCCTTTCACATCAGTGCTTACCCAGCAAGAAGTCTGGCCAAAGCAAATCTGCAATCAACATCAGATACAGAAACACCAATGAGTCCAATGCAAAT
- the AKNAD1 gene encoding protein AKNAD1 isoform X3, with translation MYILCKLDMETTKKCKPSHWMKSQMNSSFSDDLGSITDATEEEQDDLPYDGVVGVNCKYNNSDNFNDCTCTREISGILNLACSEDNKTIKAAANYKTHTQPEEFSSHCRGAVGTMGISAEMPGSEAPFKKELPFSSFSKPDSKEHLTHSKMSNVLLRHFSKGELTSTYQLIECETIPETSLTESINDTGSKPEPSEHVKGPLAHEQWATNSADYHLEKHEEVNSGDKNENELNENRPVSKKSISSTGKCGCRQENSQLMNENKTTHIFQSMKEESTLFKRTVSPHEFKYEQGQAHYCLPDFSQVASEVKVPTRSDNINSVPTTERAKSFPISLRKSVTVNVLENRNYFNSAQVENQEESGIPELLQQLEVLTQHADTQNHSDYLRLNPKVLTQSGCPNASIAVYSGDAGLSSEVFTLHAPIPIQSTHGLQYGKIASALPAAGTVEAHCLNRSNLLPELTLGEKMTKILKDQTDQLIKKVEDFSKHMTQETLLLQDNGLALNQLKRYLDALERNYLTAREEYHNFQLQNYKDKSINVGEFDPERKLEGEIFRLGMLLEDIQEQTDDSKCNLSSLLTSYESAHSSYSLCESSVVSSIADPPERRGIENLLLSNNEGEKSQTTDVIPQTNQFSSESDKCNLCLHTLQKRGESTSRREREPLRTGLLANKHSSNITRCLSPEQKYPAEGLASHSQDTSSQKSNADEDSSMNGNTNIQEKKTGMCSLFTQRKPAYLSDSNLSSDSEDTSAYDSYNHSPSKELVNCETGSYKTFNKRSRGERRGLRCRCPTGSKDQFQLRNYKESESCARCRNRSSGSSSFSQKRLSSQKAQKNKQPHELVKRLSARQNLEAAKTCYSSTYDKNTLSHQCLPSKKSGQSKSAINIRYRNTNESNANQILSSTLDHAILTANILKKATERMVQAVSEDLAKVKRKHL, from the exons ATGTATATTCTGTGTAAACTGGATATGGAGACTACGAAGAAGTGCAAACCATCACACTGGATGAAAAGCCAAATGAATAGTTCATTTTCAGATGATTTAGGTTCTATCACAGACGCAACTGAAGAGGAACAAGATGACTTACCTTATGATGGAGTTGTAGGAGTAAACTGTAAATACAATAATTCAGATAATTTCAATGACTGTACTTGTACAAGAGAGATTTCTGGTATTTTAAACTTAGCCTGTTCTGAAGATAACAAAaccataaaagcagcagcaaattacAAAACTCATACACAACCTGAAGAATTCTCCAGTCACTGCAGAGGTGCCGTAGGAACAATGggaatttcagctgaaatgccTGGAAGTGAAGCTccctttaaaaaggaattacCTTTTAGTAGTTTCAGTAAACCAGATAGCAAAGAACACCTAACTCACTCAAAAATGTCCAATGTCCTCTTGCGTCATTTTTCTAAGGGAGAGTTAACAAGCACATACCAGTTAATTGAATGTGAGACAATACCAGAGACATCCCTTACAGAAAGTATCAATGACACTGGAAGCAAACCTGAGCCTTCAGAACACGTCAAAGGCCCTTTAGCACATGAACAATGGGCAACTAACTCTGCAGATTATCACTTAGAAAAGCATGAGGAAGTAAACAGTggtgataaaaatgaaaacgAGCTCAATGAGAATAGACCTGTTTCAAAGAAATCTATTTCTTCTACTGGTAAGTGTGGGTGCAGACAAGAAAATTCACAATTAATGAATgagaacaaaaccacacacatctTTCAAAGCATGAAAGAAGAGAGCACCCTGTTTAAGAGAACAGTTTCACCTCATGAGTTCAAATATGAACAAGGTCAAGCTCACTACTGCCTTCCTGACTTCTCCCAAGTTGCTTCAGAAGTTAAAGTACCAACAAGAAGTGACAATATTAACTCAGTTCCAACAACTGAAAGAGCAAAATCCTTCCCTATTTCACTACGTAAATCAGTAACTGTGAACGTTCTGGAAAATAGGAACTATTTCAATTCTGCTCAAGTAGAAAATCAAGAAGAATCAGGCATTCCAGAACTGCTGCAACAGCTAGAG GTGCTGACACAGCATGCTGACACCCAAAATCATAGCGACTATCTGAGATTGAATCCTAAG GTACTTACTCAGTCAGGTTGTCCAAATGCCAGCATTGCTGTTTACTCAGGAGACGCTGGGCTGTCCTCTGAAGTCTTCACGTTACATGCTCCCATCCCTATACAATCTACACATG GATTACAATATGGAAAGATAGCATCAGCATTACCAGCAGCTGGTACAGTAGAAGCACACTGTCTAAATCGTTCTAACTTACTGCCAGAACTAACACTAGGAGAAAAGATGACTAAAATACTAAAGGATCAGACAGATCAACTGATAAAGAAA GTGGAAGACTTCTCTAAGCATATGACCCAAGAGACATTGCTTTTACAAGACAACGGTCTG GCATTAAATCAATTGAAAAGATACCTTGATGCCTTGGAAAGGAATTACTTAACAGCTAGAGAAGAGTACCATAATTTCCAGCTGCAGAACTACAAGGACAAGTCTATCAACGTTGGAGAGTTTGACCCTGAAAG AAAGTTGGAAGGGGAAATATTTAGACTTGGCATGCTGCTTGAAGACATCCAAGAACAAACTGATGACAGCAAATGCAACTTGTCTTCTTTGCTTACTTCATATGAATCTGCCCATTCATCATATTCCCTTTGTGAG AGCTCAGTAGTTTCAAGCATTGCTGATCCTCCAGAAAGAAGAGGCATTGAAAATTTACTTCTTTCCAACAACGAGGGAGAAAAAAGTCAGACAACTGATGTAATCCCACAGACAAAtcaattttcttcagaaagcgACAAGTGTAATCTTTGCCTTCACAC GTTACAAAAGAGAGGTGAATCAacttccagaagagaaagagagcCTCTGAGAACAGGTCTGCTAGCAAACAAGCATTCTTCCAACATAACG AGATGCCTTTCACCTGAGCAAAAATACCCTGCTGAAGGTCTTGCATCCCACAGTCAGGATACATCAAGTCAAAAATCTAATGCTGATGAAGATTCAAGTATGAATGG aaacacaaacatacaggaaaagaaaactggaatgtGTTCACTCTTCACGCAGAGAAAACCAGCTTATTTATCAGACAGCAACCTGA GCAGCGATTCAGAAGACACCTCAGCCTACGATTCTTACAATCATTCACCAAGCAAGGAACTTGTGAATTGTGAGACTGGAAGTTACAAAACATTCAATAAAAGATCACGTGGAGAGAGAAGAG GGCTCAGATGCAGATGCCCTACAGGAAGCAAAGATCAGTTTCAACTCAGGAATTACAAAGAGTCTGAGTCTTGTGCCCGATGTAGAAATAGAAGTTCTGGTTCATCTT CTTTTTCACAGAAGAGACTTTCCTCTCAAAAGgctcaaaaaaataaacagccaCATGAACTTGTAAAGAGACTTTCTGCAAG GCAAAACTTGGAGGCTGCCAAAACCTGCTATTCAAGCACATATGATAAAAATACCCTTTCACATCAGTGCTTACCCAGCAAGAAGTCTGGCCAAAGCAAATCTGCAATCAACATCAGATACAGAAACACCAATGAGTCCAATGCAAAT